The region GCTCAAGGCGGGCGGCAGCGAACTGCCGATCGTCACGCCTGGCAAGGTGGACGAAAGCTCGTTGATCGAAAAAATCATTGCGCCGGAAGGCGAGACGCCGGCGATGCCTAAAGACGCTCCGCCGCTCAAGCCGGTGCAGGTCGACTTGATTCGGCGCTGGATTGAAGCCGGCGCGCCGGACGATACGCCCGTCACCGCCCAAGAGGTGATCGACGCCGAGCATCCGCCGAAATATGAACAAGCGCCGGTGATCACCGCGCTGGAGTTCTCGCCGGACGGTGCGCTGCTGGCCGTATCGGGCTATCACGAAGTGTTGTTGTGGAAGGCGGACGGCTCGGAATTGGTCGCGCGGTTGGTGGGGCTTTCCGAGCGTGTCGAGTCGCTCGCATTTTCTCCGGACGGAACAAAGCTCGCTGTGACGGGCGGTTCGCCGTCGCGTTTTGGCGAAGTGCAGATTTGGGACGTCGCGGAGCGCAAGCTCCTGTTTTCGCAGTCCGTAACTTATGACACGCTCTATGGCGCAAGCTGGTCGCCGGACGGCACGAAGCTGGCCTTCGGCTGCGGCGACAACACATTGCGGGCGATCGACGCCACGACCGGCGCGGCGGTGCTCTATCAGGGAGCGCACAGCGATTGGGTGCTGGACACGGTGTTCTCCGCCGCGGGCACGCACGTCGTTTCGGTGAGCCGCGACCAAAGCATGAAGCTCACGGAGTTAGCCACGCAGCGCTTCGAAGACAACATCACCAGCATTACGCCGGGCGCGCTGAAAGGTGGCCTGGCGAGCGTGGATCGCCATCCGACGAAGGATGAGTTGTTGATTGGCGGCGCCGACGGCATGCCGAAGATCTATCAAATGTTTCGCACCCAGAACCGGCAAATCGGCGACGACTTCAATAAACTTCGCGAATTCGAGGCGATGCCGGGCCGCGTGTATTCCGTCGCGTACAGCACGGATGGCAACAAGATCATCGCCGGCAGCAGCCTTGACGGGACCGGCGAAGTGCGGGTGTACGACGCCAACGACAGCCATTTGATTTCCAAATTGAAAGCGGAACCTGGGCCGGTGTTCGCGGTGGATTTGACGCCGGATGCTGCGATCGGCGCGGCGGCCGGGTTTGACGGCAAGCTGCGAATTTTCGATGCGGCGACCGGCGAGGTGAAGCGGGAGTTTTTGCCGGTTCCGCTGGTGGACGACGGTGCGGTGGCGCTGAAGGGCAAATAGTGCGAAGTGGTGGATGGGGCGAACATACACGCTCCGAATCGAATGCGAAAAGTTGAGCCCCTACGGGGCGGCAGGTAATAGCCAGGGGTGCGAACCCCTGGTGTGTGTTGCGGCCAAGGCGTTATGAGCCCCGACGGGGCGACACTTTGCAAGTATTCTTTGTGTCGCCCCGTTGGGTCTATGGTAACTCACCTTGCTTCAGTCCAGGGGTTCGCACCCCTGGCTATTACCTGCCGCCCCCTTCGGGGCTTTGCGGATTCTGGTCAATACACGAGGTTGCCATGAACGATACTCGGATGCTGTTCCACTTCGTGCTCGCCATGTTGCTGCTGGGCGTTCCGCGATTCGCGTCGGCGGATGACGCCGCTACGGCCGAGCAACTTGCGCCGGGCATGGAATTGGTCGAGCTGACCGTGAATCCCGCGGAGATCGTCTTTGACGATCGTTTCGACTACTCCCAACTGCTGGTGACCGGCAAGTTATCGACCGGCGAGGAGTTGGATGTTACGCGCATGGTCGAAGTGCAGGCCCCGAGCGAGTTCGTGGAAGTTTCGCCGACGGGCCTGGTGCGGCCCAAGCTGGACGGCGCGGGCGAGTTGCGGTTCAAGCTGGCCGGCAAAGAGGTCGCCGTGCCAGTGAAAGCAACGGGCTTTGACGCCAAGTTCGACGTGAGCTTTGTGCGGGATGTGAATCCGGCGCTTGGCAAGTTGGGTTGCAACGCCGGCACGTGCCACGGGGCGAAGGACGGCAAGAACGGATTTAAGCTCTCGTTGCGCGGATACGACCCGATCTACGATCACCGCGCGCTGACGGACGACCTGGAAGGACGGCGATTCAATCGCGCCGCGCCGGATCATAGTTTGATGCTGTTGAAACCCTCCGGCGTTGCACCGCACGTCGGCGGCGTGTTGATGCATCCGGGGCAGCCGTACTACGAGTTACTGCGGATGTGGATCGCGCAAGGCGTGAAGCTCGACCTCGATGCGCCGCGCGTGAGCGGCATCGAGATCATTCCGCAGAATCCGACGCTGCCGCTGCCTGGCATGAAGCAACAGATGAAGGTGCTGGCCACGTACACGAACGGCCAGGTGCGCGACGTTTCGGCCGAAGCGTTTTTGGAAAGCAGCCTGACCGAAGTGCTGACGGTGGATCGCGCTGGCCTCGCGACCGGCGTGCGCCGGGGCGAAGCAGCCGTACTCGCCCGCTTCGAAGGCTCGTACGCGGCGACCACCGTGGTGGTGATGGGAGACCGGAGCGGCTTCGAGTGGCAGCAGCCGGTGGTGCAGAATCATCTCGACGAATTAGTCGACGCCAAGTTGCAGCGGTTGAAGATTTTGCCAAGCGAGCTCTGCACCGACGCGGAATTCCTGCGCCGCGTACGGCTTGATCTCTGCGGCGTACCGCCGACGCCGGAGCAAGTTCGGGCGTTCGTAGCGGATGAGCGCCCGTCGCGCGAGAAGCGCGATGAATTGATCGATCAACTCATTGGCAGCCCGGAGTTTGTCGAGCATTGGACGAACAAATGGGCCGACATGCTGCAAGTGAACCGT is a window of Planctomycetia bacterium DNA encoding:
- a CDS encoding WD40 repeat domain-containing protein; protein product: LKAGGSELPIVTPGKVDESSLIEKIIAPEGETPAMPKDAPPLKPVQVDLIRRWIEAGAPDDTPVTAQEVIDAEHPPKYEQAPVITALEFSPDGALLAVSGYHEVLLWKADGSELVARLVGLSERVESLAFSPDGTKLAVTGGSPSRFGEVQIWDVAERKLLFSQSVTYDTLYGASWSPDGTKLAFGCGDNTLRAIDATTGAAVLYQGAHSDWVLDTVFSAAGTHVVSVSRDQSMKLTELATQRFEDNITSITPGALKGGLASVDRHPTKDELLIGGADGMPKIYQMFRTQNRQIGDDFNKLREFEAMPGRVYSVAYSTDGNKIIAGSSLDGTGEVRVYDANDSHLISKLKAEPGPVFAVDLTPDAAIGAAAGFDGKLRIFDAATGEVKREFLPVPLVDDGAVALKGK